The Burkholderia cepacia genome includes a region encoding these proteins:
- the tssG gene encoding type VI secretion system baseplate subunit TssG, which produces MDMFDPAPIKDGSPLHPDALHMWFDQHTPWQAGFLSLLRTISARDTTMPLPGTARLPREEPFRVGQQPSMAFAPREVAALDVRGGRLDVRLFGLGIWGPQGPLPLHMTELAYSRAESHQDQTLIAFANLFHHRALTLFYRAWASAQATVSLDRPEHETFSFYVASLMGTDPAEAARTHPPPHARYAASAHLVREARNPDGLASTLSHYFGVPVAVDEYVPHWIQIAGPERCLLGAPAPSTIMGEGALLGDMIPDCQHKFRLVIGPLDLDQYLRLTPHGDDLPTLVDWVRAFVGLEYAWEIKLLVKPRAAPPARADSSHRLGYSTWLGESMDDEPVVGMVFEPEQYCDQLEHSA; this is translated from the coding sequence ATGGACATGTTCGATCCCGCTCCGATCAAGGATGGCTCGCCGCTGCACCCCGATGCGCTGCACATGTGGTTCGACCAGCACACGCCGTGGCAGGCGGGCTTCCTCAGCCTGCTGCGCACGATCAGCGCACGCGACACGACCATGCCGCTTCCCGGCACGGCCCGCCTGCCCAGGGAAGAGCCGTTCCGCGTCGGCCAGCAGCCGTCGATGGCGTTCGCGCCGCGCGAGGTCGCGGCACTCGACGTGCGGGGCGGCCGGCTCGACGTCCGGCTCTTCGGGCTCGGAATCTGGGGCCCGCAGGGCCCGCTGCCGCTTCACATGACGGAACTGGCGTACAGCCGGGCGGAAAGCCATCAGGACCAGACGCTCATCGCGTTCGCCAACCTGTTTCATCACCGTGCGCTCACGCTGTTCTACCGCGCGTGGGCATCGGCGCAGGCAACCGTCTCGCTCGACCGGCCGGAGCACGAGACCTTCTCGTTCTATGTCGCCAGCCTGATGGGCACCGATCCCGCCGAAGCGGCACGCACGCACCCGCCGCCGCACGCACGCTATGCGGCATCGGCACACCTGGTGCGCGAAGCGCGCAATCCGGATGGCCTCGCGTCGACGCTGTCCCATTACTTCGGCGTGCCGGTGGCGGTCGACGAATACGTGCCGCACTGGATTCAGATCGCCGGCCCGGAACGCTGCCTGCTCGGCGCGCCCGCGCCGTCGACCATCATGGGCGAGGGCGCGCTGCTGGGCGACATGATTCCCGATTGCCAGCACAAGTTCCGTCTCGTGATCGGGCCGCTCGATCTCGACCAGTACCTGCGCCTCACGCCCCACGGCGACGACCTGCCCACGCTGGTCGACTGGGTCCGCGCGTTCGTTGGCCTGGAATATGCGTGGGAGATCAAGCTGCTGGTCAAGCCGCGCGCGGCACCACCCGCGCGCGCCGACAGCTCGCATCGGCTCGGCTACTCGACCTGGCTCGGCGAATCCATGGACGACGAACCCGTCGTCGGAATGGTGTTCGAGCCCGAGCAATACTGCGATCAACTGGAGCATTCCGCATGA
- the tssA gene encoding type VI secretion system protein TssA, which produces MNANTPGAVLRYADLLEPVSADAPCGPDLEYDPAFVMLQAAVMPRTDAQYGDFVDAPQQANWAEAERDCRALLLRTKDIRLLTILIRCRIRQSGAEGLRDGIALLQQMLERYGETLHPMPVFDGERDPIVYSNAIAALADADAALADARDIPLPKTAGLQLQLRDIEKAFAVPRAKDALAPESASRLLSELWNRRDPTIVALADAQRAVAEIAARMRDALQADAPDLDGIVKLLQPFAQTALDAGRTPAATGPSDAPAEPASAPDAAEGAPAETATREAGVPARTAPDTRPTDRWSALATIQETRRWFEQNEPSSPVIVLLRQSERMVGKRFSELAGVIPAELLAQWDAIDI; this is translated from the coding sequence ATGAACGCCAATACCCCCGGCGCGGTGCTGCGCTACGCCGATCTCCTCGAGCCCGTTTCGGCCGACGCGCCGTGCGGCCCCGATCTCGAATACGATCCGGCTTTCGTGATGCTGCAAGCAGCCGTCATGCCGAGGACGGACGCGCAATACGGCGATTTCGTCGACGCCCCGCAACAGGCGAACTGGGCCGAGGCCGAGCGCGACTGCCGCGCGCTGCTGCTGCGCACGAAGGACATCCGGCTGCTTACGATCCTGATCCGCTGCCGCATCCGTCAAAGCGGCGCCGAAGGTCTGCGCGACGGCATCGCGCTGTTGCAGCAGATGCTCGAGCGCTACGGCGAGACATTGCATCCGATGCCGGTGTTCGACGGCGAGCGCGATCCGATCGTCTACTCGAACGCGATTGCCGCGCTGGCGGATGCCGACGCGGCGCTGGCGGACGCCCGCGATATCCCGCTGCCGAAAACCGCCGGCCTGCAGCTGCAGTTGCGCGACATCGAGAAAGCGTTCGCGGTCCCGCGCGCCAAAGATGCGCTCGCGCCGGAATCGGCGAGCCGGCTGCTGAGTGAATTGTGGAACCGGCGCGACCCGACGATCGTCGCGCTGGCGGACGCGCAACGCGCCGTCGCCGAGATCGCCGCGCGGATGCGCGACGCGTTGCAGGCCGATGCGCCGGATCTCGATGGCATCGTGAAGCTGCTGCAGCCTTTCGCACAAACGGCTCTCGACGCGGGCCGCACACCGGCCGCCACCGGTCCGTCCGATGCGCCAGCGGAACCGGCATCGGCGCCGGATGCAGCCGAAGGCGCGCCCGCCGAAACGGCGACGCGCGAGGCCGGCGTCCCGGCCCGGACGGCGCCCGACACTCGGCCGACGGATCGCTGGAGCGCGCTCGCGACGATTCAGGAGACGCGCCGGTGGTTCGAGCAAAACGAGCCGAGCAGCCCCGTCATCGTGCTGCTCCGGCAATCCGAACGCATGGTCGGCAAGCGCTTTTCGGAGCTTGCGGGTGTGATCCCCGCCGAGCTTCTCGCGCAATGGGACGCCATCGACATCTGA
- the tssF gene encoding type VI secretion system baseplate subunit TssF has translation MDPRFLDHYNRELTYMRELSAEFAAQHPKIARRLGMQDIEIADPYVERMIEAFCFMSARTQLKLDAEFPRFTQRLLEVIYPNYVAPTPSMAVARLRPSLREGNFSKGFTVPRHSVLRSSIPPGEQTACEFRSGHEITLWPIEIVDAKLTAVPPDLPDLERSLLPHMRLRGALRLRLRTVGEVKFSQITGLDRLPLYIGGDEQVASHLFELIHAGGVASVVRAYGAARSDCAVVAKNPVDFEGLRPDQSLLPLMWNTFHGHNLLHEYFTCRQRFYFFALTQLQAGLSAIDGKEAEIVLLLDRLPDELVTHVDASSFQLFCTPIINLFPRRTDRIEINRALTAFHLIPDRSRPLDYEVFSVSRVFGQKAESSNEIAFNPLYQTLHSDIGNYGRYFSILREPRTTSANARKYGTRSQYVGTEVFVSLVDQAEAPYADSIRYLSVDAWLTNRDLPRLIPRNGFNDLTMQDSVPIEGVSLVHPPSTPREPYATGETAWRLIRQLSFNYMPLAELDHRDGGQALRNMLRLFVGTSEREQCTQIESLVGARTEPVVRRLPGHGLLVYGRGVRCELTVDETGFSGVSPYLFGLVLEQYLSRHVSINVFTETELRSMQRGLVTRWKPRMGGRGAV, from the coding sequence ATGGATCCCAGATTTCTCGACCACTACAACCGCGAACTGACCTACATGCGGGAGCTGTCCGCGGAATTCGCCGCGCAGCACCCGAAGATCGCCCGCCGGCTCGGCATGCAAGACATCGAAATCGCCGATCCCTACGTGGAACGGATGATCGAGGCGTTCTGCTTCATGTCGGCTCGTACCCAGCTCAAGCTCGACGCGGAATTCCCGCGTTTCACGCAGCGCCTGCTCGAGGTCATCTACCCGAACTATGTCGCGCCGACTCCGTCGATGGCGGTGGCACGGCTGCGCCCGAGCCTGCGTGAAGGCAATTTCAGCAAGGGCTTCACGGTGCCGCGTCATAGCGTGCTGCGTTCGTCGATCCCGCCGGGAGAACAGACGGCCTGCGAGTTCCGCAGCGGTCATGAAATCACGCTGTGGCCGATCGAGATCGTCGACGCGAAGCTGACCGCCGTGCCGCCCGATCTTCCCGACCTCGAGCGCAGCCTGCTGCCGCACATGCGGCTGCGCGGCGCGCTGCGGTTGCGGCTGCGCACGGTCGGCGAGGTCAAGTTCTCGCAGATCACCGGGCTCGACCGGCTGCCGCTCTATATCGGCGGCGACGAACAGGTCGCGTCGCATCTGTTCGAATTGATCCATGCCGGCGGCGTCGCGTCGGTCGTGCGCGCGTATGGCGCCGCGCGGAGCGACTGCGCGGTCGTTGCGAAGAACCCGGTCGACTTCGAAGGCCTCCGTCCCGATCAGAGCCTGCTGCCGCTGATGTGGAATACGTTCCATGGACACAACCTGCTGCACGAATACTTCACCTGCAGGCAGCGCTTCTATTTCTTCGCGCTGACGCAGTTGCAGGCCGGCCTGTCGGCGATCGACGGCAAGGAAGCGGAAATCGTGCTGCTGCTGGACCGGCTGCCCGACGAACTGGTGACGCACGTCGATGCGTCGAGCTTCCAGTTGTTCTGCACGCCGATCATCAACCTGTTTCCCAGGCGCACCGACCGGATCGAGATCAACCGTGCGCTGACCGCGTTTCACCTCATCCCGGATCGCAGCCGGCCGCTCGACTACGAGGTCTTCTCGGTATCGCGCGTGTTCGGCCAGAAGGCGGAGTCGTCGAACGAAATCGCGTTCAACCCGCTGTATCAGACATTGCACAGCGACATCGGCAATTACGGCCGTTACTTCTCCATTCTGCGCGAACCCCGCACGACGTCGGCCAATGCGCGCAAATACGGTACGCGCAGCCAATACGTCGGCACCGAGGTGTTCGTCTCGCTCGTCGATCAGGCCGAGGCGCCGTACGCCGACTCGATCCGCTATCTGTCCGTCGACGCGTGGCTGACCAATCGCGACCTGCCGCGCCTGATTCCCCGTAACGGATTCAACGACCTCACGATGCAGGACTCGGTGCCGATCGAGGGCGTGAGCCTCGTGCATCCGCCGAGCACGCCCCGCGAGCCGTATGCGACGGGCGAAACCGCGTGGCGGCTGATTCGTCAGCTGAGTTTCAACTACATGCCGCTCGCGGAACTCGACCATCGCGACGGCGGCCAGGCACTGCGCAACATGCTGCGGCTCTTCGTCGGCACGAGCGAGCGCGAGCAGTGCACGCAGATCGAGAGCCTGGTCGGCGCGCGCACCGAACCGGTCGTGCGGCGCCTGCCCGGCCACGGCCTGCTCGTATATGGGCGAGGCGTCCGCTGCGAACTGACGGTCGACGAGACAGGATTCTCGGGCGTGAGCCCCTATCTTTTCGGTCTCGTGCTCGAGCAGTACCTGTCGCGCCACGTGTCGATCAACGTCTTTACGGAAACGGAGCTTCGCTCGATGCAGCGTGGTCTCGTGACGCGCTGGAAGCCGCGCATGGGCGGACGGGGAGCGGTATAG
- a CDS encoding fimbrial protein, with amino-acid sequence MMKRYRVFLTAACLLAASPAVLASCRPITDEELILWKDLAMPSQQLTTFNVSFPAGTVDVDPDLPIGSTIVTGESAPTPALIFISCNPPSGTINVDFMSSPTLSSLGKNIYKTDVPGVGFRLSYVRASGSTSVVPYTNNWKESEIKPGTQPVNFGEGAKYRIDLFKTSNDIPSFSTVSFGHLAKTYGDGNTGVSVANIYAGDVSLRVLPSCRVDSSTLNVDFGQFGPYDVSQTTGPTRPVSFQVLCSGPTPPASITATLSAPRDTDDPSLIQNTGAQHLAIRLRDKTTGTILKPGDASSTLVLTPNGAMASDFDLEATVLRVGNQPPTTGKIDATSVITLSIL; translated from the coding sequence ATGATGAAAAGATACCGAGTTTTCCTAACCGCTGCCTGCCTGCTTGCCGCGTCGCCGGCCGTGCTGGCGTCGTGTCGGCCCATTACGGATGAGGAATTGATCCTTTGGAAGGATTTAGCAATGCCGAGCCAGCAACTGACGACGTTCAACGTCAGCTTCCCCGCCGGAACAGTCGACGTCGACCCCGATCTGCCGATCGGCAGCACGATCGTCACCGGCGAGTCGGCTCCCACGCCTGCTTTGATATTCATCTCCTGCAATCCACCGAGCGGGACGATCAACGTAGACTTCATGTCCAGTCCCACACTCTCGTCGCTCGGCAAGAATATTTACAAGACCGACGTGCCGGGCGTCGGGTTCCGGCTCAGTTACGTGCGCGCCAGCGGCAGCACCAGTGTCGTGCCTTATACGAACAACTGGAAGGAAAGTGAGATTAAACCCGGCACGCAACCCGTCAACTTCGGTGAAGGTGCGAAATACCGAATCGACCTGTTCAAGACCAGCAACGACATCCCGAGTTTCTCGACGGTAAGCTTCGGCCATCTCGCGAAAACTTACGGAGATGGCAACACCGGCGTGTCCGTAGCCAACATCTATGCCGGCGACGTGTCGCTCCGGGTGTTGCCGAGTTGTCGCGTCGACAGCAGCACGCTGAACGTCGACTTCGGCCAGTTCGGCCCCTACGACGTCTCGCAGACGACCGGCCCGACGCGGCCCGTGAGCTTCCAGGTGCTCTGCTCGGGCCCGACGCCCCCCGCATCGATCACCGCCACGCTGAGCGCGCCTCGGGATACGGACGATCCCTCCCTGATCCAGAACACGGGTGCCCAGCACCTCGCGATTCGCCTGCGTGACAAGACGACCGGCACCATACTCAAGCCCGGCGACGCGAGCAGCACGCTCGTTCTGACGCCGAATGGCGCAATGGCGTCCGACTTCGATCTCGAAGCCACGGTGCTGCGGGTCGGCAACCAGCCGCCCACCACGGGCAAGATCGATGCGACCTCGGTCATCACGCTCAGCATCCTCTAA